In one Alnus glutinosa chromosome 12, dhAlnGlut1.1, whole genome shotgun sequence genomic region, the following are encoded:
- the LOC133851785 gene encoding cysteine proteinase inhibitor 1-like, whose amino-acid sequence MATVEVSSFPVALLENEKTEVLEPATEEPLFLPLLASTVCGRGPLAGGWQPIKNVNDPHVKEIGEFAVAEYNKSSKTNLKFVRVVKGETQVVAGTNYRLDVAAKDGAVTKYYEAVVWEKPWENFRSLTSFKQIKGSHSRP is encoded by the exons ATGGCCACTGTTGAG GTTTCATCATTTCCAGTAGCATTGCTAGAGAATGAGAAAACTGAGGTGCTAGAGCCAGCCACTGAAGAACCACTGTTCCTTCCCCTGTTGGCCTCCACCGTCTGCGGCCGAGGTCCTCTCGCCGGCGGGTGGCAGCCAATAAAGAACGTCAACGACCCGCACGTGAAGGAGATCGGTGAGTTCGCGGTAGCCGAGTACAACAAGTCGTCCAAGACCAACCTGAAGTTCGTGCGCGTGGTCAAGGGCGAGACCCAGGTCGTGGCCGGGACGAACTACCGGCTCGACGTGGCGGCCAAGGACGGGGCCGTGACCAAGTACTACGAGGCTGTTGTTTGGGAGAAGCCCTGGGAGAATTTCAGGAGCCTTACCTCGTTTAAGCAAATTAAGGGCAGTCACAGTCGGCCCTAA
- the LOC133852602 gene encoding uncharacterized protein LOC133852602 — MAANVTPVDIKKVIFAMNKHKAPGLDGFSAGFYQRAWAIVRQDVLDAVLEFFQTCSLLKRVNTTIITLVPKKKNSATMGDYRPISCCNIIYKCITKILANRLLSGLDDIISSNQGAFIPKMSISKNILLAQEMMNEGVFLVKCLGVPLITKRLMAADCESLVLKFTTRIDSWLVKHLSFAGRLQLIKSFLCSLQVYWCRILILLKKVISLLEQKLNRFLWCGQDVKAKAKVVWDKVRSPKKEWGLGIKRLEVWNQASMLIRIWNLFAKAECLWVAWVDEVWLKGKSLWQIPIPQTCSWSWRKILKLRPIARSLLSFKVGDGSKIFLWYDTWHLAGCLIDRYGYRVVYDAGFSIGPKLSSIIRNGEWYWKSVRSNSLAEIQSRLPKILIGSEDIPV; from the exons ATGGCGGCTAATGTGACCCCTGTGGATATTAAAAAGGTGATCTTTGCTATGAATAAGCATAAGGCACCGGGGCTGGATGGATTTTCTGCAGGATTCTATCAACGGGCTTGGGCTATAGTTCGTCAAGATGTTTTAGATGCGGTTCTGGAATTTTTCCAGACATGTAGTCTTTTGAAAAGAGTGAATACCACTATTATCACCTTGgttcctaaaaagaaaaattcagccACCATGGGTGATTACAGACCCATTTCGTGTTGTAACATCATCTACAAGTGCATAACTAAGATCCTAGCTAATAGGCTTCTTTCGGGCCTAGATGATATTATAAGTTCCAATCAAGGGGCTTTTATTCCGAAGATGAGTATCTCGAAAAATATCCTTCTTGCTCAAGAGATG ATGAATGAGGGTGTATTTCTGGTTAAGTGCCTGGGAGTTCCCCTTATTACCAAGAGATTGATGGCAGCAGATTGTGAGAGCCTTGTCTTAAAGTTTACTACACGAATTGACTCGTGGTTGGTTAAACACTTGTCTTTTGCAGGCCGGCTTCAACTTATCAAGTCTTTTCTTTGTAGCCTTCAGGTCTATTGGTGCAGAATTTTAATTCTCCTAAAGAAAGTCATCTCTCTGTTAGAACAAAAGCTCAATCGGTTTCTTTGGTGTGGGCAAGATGTGAAAGCTAAGGCCAAGGTGGTTTGGGATAAAGTTCGTTCTCCAAAGAAGGAATGGGGTTTGGGTATAAAGAGGTTGGAGGTTTGGAATCAGGCATCTATGCTGATTCGCATCTGGAATTTGTTTGCTAAAGCCGAATGTCTATGGGTGGCTTGGGTGGATGAAGTTTGGTTGAAGGGGAAGAGTTTGTGGCAGATACCTATTCCCCAAACATGTTCTTGGAGTTGGAGGAAAATCTTGAAACTAAGGCCTATTGCACGGTCTCTTCTCAGCTTCAAGGTAGGAGATGGTAGCAAGATATTTCTATGGTATGATACTTGGCACCTTGCTGGATGTCTAATAGATAGATATGGGTACAGGGTTGTCTATGATGCAGGTTTTTCTATTGGCCCGAAACTTTCATCTATCATTAGAAATGGAGAGTGGTACTGGAAGAGTGTTCGATCAAATAGTCTAGCTGAGATTCAAAGTAGATTGCCGAAAATTCTTATTGGGTCTGAAGATATTCCTGTCTAG